A single Trueperaceae bacterium DNA region contains:
- the speB gene encoding agmatinase, with translation MSRPPYRPPYRPLDAMVYPRFEGVRTFMRLPHVTDLAGVDAAVVGVPFDTGATYRVGARFGPSGIRNESMLLRPYNPELAVNVFEQLSVIDYGDLPVTPGYLPESHAQIEAAAAPLFDAGVTPVFLGGDHSVSLPLLRAVAKRLGPVGLVHFDAHNDLWHSYFGGKDTHGTPFRRAVEEGLLDVARSVQVGIRGSVYAAEDVAMTERLGLALVSGPELHRRGVPAVLELIRARVGVGPLYLSFDIDFLDPVYAPGTGTPEVGGATGVQALELLRGLRDLPFVAFDLVEVMPPYDPAGVTSLLAANLVYEMISLTAARRAGGR, from the coding sequence ATGAGCCGACCGCCTTACAGACCGCCGTACAGACCGCTGGACGCCATGGTCTACCCGCGCTTCGAGGGCGTGCGTACCTTCATGCGGCTGCCGCACGTGACGGACCTCGCCGGCGTGGACGCCGCCGTGGTGGGCGTGCCGTTCGACACGGGCGCCACGTACCGCGTCGGGGCGCGCTTCGGCCCGTCGGGCATCCGCAACGAGTCCATGCTGCTCAGGCCCTACAACCCCGAGCTGGCCGTGAACGTCTTCGAGCAGCTCTCCGTCATCGACTACGGCGACCTCCCCGTCACGCCGGGCTACCTGCCGGAATCGCACGCGCAGATCGAGGCCGCCGCCGCGCCGCTGTTCGACGCCGGCGTCACGCCCGTGTTCCTCGGCGGCGACCACTCCGTTTCGCTGCCGCTACTGCGCGCGGTGGCCAAGCGCCTCGGGCCAGTGGGGCTGGTCCACTTCGACGCCCACAACGACCTCTGGCACTCCTACTTCGGCGGCAAGGACACGCACGGCACGCCCTTCCGGCGCGCGGTGGAGGAGGGCCTGCTCGACGTGGCGCGCAGCGTGCAGGTGGGCATCCGCGGCTCCGTGTACGCGGCGGAGGACGTGGCCATGACCGAGCGCCTTGGCCTTGCCTTGGTGAGCGGTCCCGAGCTGCACCGCCGAGGCGTGCCGGCCGTGCTGGAGCTGATCCGCGCTCGCGTTGGCGTTGGACCTCTCTACCTGAGCTTCGACATCGACTTCCTCGACCCCGTCTACGCCCCCGGGACGGGCACCCCAGAAGTGGGTGGCGCCACCGGCGTGCAGGCGCTCGAACTGCTGCGCGGCCTGCGCGACCTGCCGTTCGTGGCGTTCGACCTGGTCGAGGTCATGCCGCCCTACGACCCGGCCGGGGTGACCAGCCTCCTGGCGGCCAACCTCGTCTACGAGATGATCTCGCTCACGGCTGCGCGCCGCGCCGGGGGCCGCTAG
- a CDS encoding ROK family protein produces the protein MARATVLALDVGGSKLAAALVRGAKVLDTELTPTPARSGPEAVVEALVGAARRLLERGQAPAPAVIGVASAGLVVDGRVRALSPDLLPGWDGFALTERLEAAFFGLRAHALNDAQAAAYGEARHGAGRGRGSSLFVTVSTGVGGGLVLGDTLWRGSGGMAGHVGHLGGRALERVASGTALAERAARLGHAVDARAVVAAAEAGEQWAVGLATDAATALVSALVDVKYLVDPEVIVLGGGVGLNPAFRRAVQAAFEGVAESLRTPVVPAALGAAAGLVGAAAWALERRSMP, from the coding sequence GTGGCACGAGCGACCGTGCTCGCGTTGGACGTCGGCGGCAGCAAGCTGGCCGCGGCCCTGGTGCGCGGCGCCAAGGTGCTCGACACGGAACTCACGCCGACCCCGGCGCGCAGCGGCCCCGAGGCGGTGGTCGAGGCGCTCGTGGGCGCCGCCCGGCGGCTGCTCGAGCGCGGCCAGGCCCCCGCGCCCGCCGTGATCGGCGTGGCCTCCGCCGGGCTCGTGGTGGACGGGCGCGTGCGCGCGCTCAGCCCGGACCTCCTGCCCGGCTGGGACGGCTTCGCGCTCACCGAGCGGCTCGAGGCTGCGTTCTTCGGGCTACGGGCGCACGCCCTCAACGACGCCCAGGCGGCGGCCTACGGCGAGGCGCGCCACGGCGCCGGGCGCGGGCGGGGCTCGTCGCTCTTCGTGACGGTCTCCACGGGGGTGGGCGGCGGCCTGGTGCTCGGCGACACGCTGTGGCGTGGGTCCGGCGGCATGGCCGGCCACGTCGGGCACCTCGGGGGGCGCGCCCTGGAGCGGGTGGCGTCGGGCACGGCGCTGGCGGAGCGCGCAGCCCGCCTGGGTCACGCCGTCGACGCGCGGGCCGTGGTGGCCGCGGCCGAGGCGGGAGAGCAGTGGGCCGTGGGGTTGGCCACCGACGCGGCGACGGCGCTCGTGAGCGCGCTGGTGGACGTCAAGTACCTCGTCGACCCCGAGGTGATCGTGCTTGGCGGGGGCGTGGGGCTCAACCCCGCCTTCAGGCGCGCCGTGCAGGCGGCCTTCGAGGGCGTGGCGGAGAGCCTGCGCACGCCGGTGGTGCCTGCCGCCCTCGGCGCCGCGGCGGGGCTGGTGGGCGCCGCGGCGTGGGCGCTCGAACGACGGTCGATGCCTTGA
- a CDS encoding MurR/RpiR family transcriptional regulator, with amino-acid sequence MSRLLTKLRASLPDLSPVLRRVAQYVLDHPDAVIYHSVTELAEATSSSEGSIIRFCQDLGFSGFQEFKLTLAVEFGPPGRPEKAADAGANLLEELAHHAAATLRETALLFEQEAFEEVAGRVAAASRVDVYGVGASGVIAQYFAYKLLRFGIVAQAYTDMHLGAMSATNLGAGAVAIGVSSSGSTIDTLQAVKAAKAAGAFTVAVTNRLMSPLAKVADRSLFASPPESPLTGGDVFAKLGQLLVLEGLARLMVAADAELEEDVRRTAQVVADRSM; translated from the coding sequence ATGTCCCGCCTGCTCACCAAACTGCGCGCCTCGCTGCCCGACCTGAGCCCCGTGCTGAGGCGGGTGGCGCAGTACGTGCTCGACCACCCCGACGCCGTCATCTACCACAGCGTCACCGAGCTGGCCGAGGCCACCAGCTCGAGCGAGGGCAGCATCATCAGGTTCTGCCAGGACCTCGGCTTCTCCGGCTTCCAGGAGTTCAAGCTGACGCTGGCGGTGGAGTTCGGCCCTCCCGGCAGGCCGGAGAAGGCGGCGGACGCCGGCGCCAACCTGCTGGAGGAGCTGGCGCACCACGCCGCCGCCACCCTCCGGGAGACGGCGCTCCTCTTCGAGCAGGAGGCGTTCGAGGAGGTGGCCGGGCGCGTGGCGGCCGCCTCGCGCGTCGACGTCTACGGCGTGGGCGCGTCCGGCGTCATCGCCCAGTACTTCGCCTACAAGCTGCTCCGCTTCGGCATCGTGGCCCAGGCCTACACCGACATGCACCTCGGCGCGATGAGCGCCACGAACCTGGGTGCAGGCGCGGTCGCCATCGGCGTCTCCAGCTCGGGCTCGACGATCGACACCCTGCAGGCCGTGAAGGCCGCGAAGGCGGCCGGCGCCTTCACCGTGGCCGTCACGAACCGGCTGATGAGCCCGCTCGCCAAGGTGGCCGACAGGAGCCTCTTCGCCTCGCCGCCCGAATCGCCCCTGACCGGCGGCGACGTCTTCGCCAAGCTGGGCCAGCTCCTCGTCCTCGAGGGGCTGGCGCGGCTCATGGTCGCGGCCGATGCGGAGCTAGAGGAGGACGTGCGCCGCACGGCGCAGGTCGTGGCCGACAGGAGCATGTGA
- a CDS encoding discoidin domain-containing protein, which produces MHHRLVKTLSMALVLLWATALAQNPDFDVAAGKVVVPSRPAAEAYPDGDGLKLTDGAYAFAWGDMVGFEGAEPVSLTVDLGDTYDYVSYVALKVMRSDGSAVSVPTAIVSISEDGVLWEDLGLANAVLEGEIANDTIGTLVWADEEWAGYGRFVKVELLPGGGGWTMVAELQVGNGEIPADLLPAPSGNAPASAEPVNVALGKPYSLVPGASEAYPDEGGVQLTDGSYAYAWGDMVGIADATVNPVVIVDLGEHVDGITRVAGLFMRSFASAVNLPYSIIVSVSDDGETFDVVGLAAKTAPSPAMNELINSVYWEDLENPVSGRYVKLQIRHRTGWIMLAEVVVQTGAAVPEVVEAAE; this is translated from the coding sequence ATGCACCACCGGCTCGTCAAGACCCTGTCCATGGCGCTCGTGCTACTCTGGGCCACGGCGCTCGCCCAGAACCCCGACTTCGACGTCGCGGCCGGCAAGGTCGTCGTGCCCAGCCGCCCTGCGGCAGAGGCCTACCCCGACGGCGACGGCCTCAAGCTGACCGACGGCGCCTACGCGTTCGCCTGGGGCGACATGGTGGGCTTCGAGGGCGCCGAGCCCGTGTCGCTCACGGTCGACCTGGGCGACACCTACGACTACGTCAGCTACGTGGCCCTCAAGGTCATGCGCTCCGACGGCTCGGCCGTGTCCGTCCCCACCGCCATCGTCTCCATCTCCGAGGACGGCGTGCTGTGGGAGGACCTCGGCCTCGCCAACGCCGTGCTGGAGGGCGAGATCGCCAACGACACCATCGGCACCCTCGTCTGGGCCGACGAGGAGTGGGCCGGCTACGGTCGCTTCGTGAAGGTGGAGCTGCTCCCGGGCGGCGGCGGCTGGACCATGGTGGCCGAGCTACAGGTGGGCAACGGCGAGATCCCGGCCGACCTGCTGCCCGCTCCCTCCGGTAACGCCCCCGCCAGCGCGGAGCCGGTGAACGTGGCTCTCGGCAAGCCCTACAGCCTCGTGCCCGGCGCCTCCGAGGCCTACCCCGACGAGGGCGGCGTGCAGCTCACCGACGGCTCCTACGCGTACGCCTGGGGCGACATGGTCGGCATCGCCGACGCCACGGTCAACCCCGTCGTGATCGTCGACCTGGGCGAGCACGTCGACGGCATCACCCGCGTGGCGGGCCTCTTCATGCGCTCCTTCGCCTCGGCCGTCAACCTGCCGTACAGCATCATCGTGTCCGTGTCCGACGACGGCGAGACGTTCGACGTGGTCGGCCTGGCCGCCAAGACGGCACCGTCTCCCGCCATGAACGAGCTCATCAACTCCGTCTACTGGGAGGACCTGGAGAACCCCGTGAGCGGCCGCTACGTGAAGCTGCAGATCCGGCACCGCACCGGGTGGATCATGCTCGCCGAGGTGGTGGTCCAGACGGGCGCGGCCGTGCCGGAGGTCGTGGAAGCGGCCGAGTAG
- a CDS encoding DUF4434 domain-containing protein — MRPARLLKSAALAGVIALAGAASAQSDPVLTGSFVQLDGQLAALGPDGWRQELGYMRDLGFDTLIVQYSRYGEVSYYRAADPDPGAPPPARRLPPDESLSELVWRAPAPLPARFVRVTVTPNSREWTMIPEVRVMAGPDDVSAGLGYTLAPAPAGNYLDPDAAKGGKLTDGLANFAWADMVGWQNPGDRITITFELAAAGEARLFDAVAVQFMRSDISAVELPAAVAVSVSSDGQDFLPVGAPATWDAPAASTAAAERAERDPIGDLLGAAEEAGMSVWLGLGLDPEYWQGRFDGAGAAEANTALMRELEGLYGASPALAGYYLPEEIDDRSFVTPQAHEAMITYLAAMAEAAHAELDRPVMVAPYFGINPNGATYAAWWDATLARAAIDVIAMQDGVGTRRTTVEEGVPVYRALKAVADAHGVALWSDLELFEQTHGWPVDDLAWQATSAGIETVRRQLELEAPYVAKFVGFDFTHYMSPRLGGAAAELYGAYRQYLKEREP; from the coding sequence ATGCGGCCGGCACGACTGCTCAAGTCCGCCGCGCTCGCCGGGGTCATCGCCCTGGCGGGCGCGGCGTCGGCCCAGAGCGACCCCGTGCTGACGGGTAGCTTCGTGCAGCTCGACGGCCAGTTGGCCGCCCTGGGGCCGGACGGCTGGCGCCAGGAGCTCGGCTACATGCGCGATCTGGGCTTCGACACCCTCATCGTGCAGTACTCGCGCTACGGCGAGGTCAGCTACTACCGCGCGGCGGACCCTGACCCCGGCGCACCACCGCCCGCCCGCCGCCTCCCGCCCGACGAGTCGCTCAGCGAGCTCGTGTGGCGGGCTCCGGCGCCGCTCCCGGCGCGCTTCGTGCGCGTGACGGTCACCCCGAACAGTCGCGAGTGGACGATGATCCCGGAGGTTCGCGTGATGGCGGGGCCGGACGACGTGAGCGCGGGTCTGGGCTACACCCTCGCGCCGGCGCCCGCCGGCAACTACCTCGACCCCGACGCCGCCAAGGGCGGCAAGCTCACGGACGGCCTCGCCAACTTCGCCTGGGCCGACATGGTGGGCTGGCAGAACCCCGGCGACCGGATCACCATCACCTTCGAGCTGGCCGCCGCCGGCGAGGCCAGGCTGTTCGACGCGGTGGCCGTGCAGTTCATGCGCTCCGACATCTCGGCCGTGGAGCTCCCGGCCGCCGTGGCCGTCTCCGTCTCCTCCGACGGCCAGGACTTCCTGCCCGTCGGGGCGCCCGCCACCTGGGACGCCCCTGCGGCGAGCACCGCTGCCGCAGAGCGGGCCGAGCGCGACCCCATCGGCGACCTGCTGGGCGCCGCCGAGGAGGCCGGCATGAGCGTGTGGCTCGGCCTCGGCCTCGACCCCGAGTACTGGCAGGGTCGGTTCGACGGCGCCGGCGCGGCCGAGGCGAACACCGCGCTCATGCGCGAGCTGGAGGGCCTCTACGGCGCCTCCCCCGCCCTCGCCGGCTACTACCTCCCCGAGGAGATCGACGACCGGAGCTTCGTGACCCCACAGGCGCACGAGGCGATGATCACCTACCTCGCGGCGATGGCGGAGGCGGCTCACGCCGAGCTCGACCGTCCCGTCATGGTGGCGCCCTACTTCGGCATCAACCCGAACGGCGCGACCTACGCCGCCTGGTGGGACGCCACCCTGGCGCGCGCCGCGATCGACGTCATCGCCATGCAGGACGGCGTCGGCACCCGCCGCACCACCGTGGAGGAGGGCGTGCCCGTCTACCGGGCCCTCAAGGCCGTGGCCGACGCGCACGGGGTGGCCCTCTGGTCCGACCTGGAACTGTTCGAGCAGACGCACGGCTGGCCCGTAGACGACCTCGCCTGGCAGGCCACCAGCGCCGGCATCGAGACCGTGCGGCGCCAGCTCGAGCTCGAGGCCCCGTACGTCGCCAAGTTCGTGGGGTTCGACTTCACCCACTACATGAGCCCGCGCCTGGGCGGCGCCGCCGCGGAACTCTACGGCGCCTACCGGCAGTACCTGAAGGAGCGTGAGCCGTGA
- a CDS encoding ABC transporter substrate-binding protein — protein MTPNRTARAARERAGRRPAGSASRWAPGLHRLLATVLAASLLAGGLALAQTEITFWYAWGGSEGQAMQDLVDEYNASQSAVRVRGSFVPIGDGERILASLAGGAPADLVTVWDWMVVPLGYGGALADLTPDLATAGVTADDYLPGIWEYGAYAGAKYGLPTTLNVYGFMWNKDVFAAAGLDPEAPPRTIAELDELTEKLTTVDARGNMRRLGFFPNVTAIYVHAFGGRLFDPETLEPTIDAPENVAAFEWLAAYYKKYDIAKIRRFQAGWGDMASPFNPFYRGQIAMQEGGQWEVAFTAEYAPDLNWGVTNFPAPPGGRPDVTPVQSSFWVVPAQAPHRAEALDFLLWLTAPEQSARFAAELANIPPRQDALALPAFADTITPHMQTYIDMLLTGFVYTPPGLPVGLYLSDQLNQALAAVQDGSATPAEALGTAQRNVLRELEKYR, from the coding sequence GTGACACCGAACCGGACCGCCCGCGCAGCAAGGGAGCGCGCCGGCCGGCGCCCCGCCGGGAGCGCCTCGCGGTGGGCGCCAGGCCTTCACCGCCTGCTCGCGACCGTGCTCGCCGCCTCGCTCCTAGCCGGCGGCCTGGCGCTCGCCCAGACCGAGATCACCTTCTGGTACGCCTGGGGCGGCTCGGAGGGCCAGGCCATGCAGGACCTGGTCGACGAGTACAACGCCTCCCAGAGCGCCGTGCGGGTGCGGGGCTCGTTCGTGCCCATCGGCGACGGCGAGCGCATCCTCGCCTCCCTCGCGGGCGGCGCCCCCGCCGACCTCGTGACGGTGTGGGACTGGATGGTGGTGCCGCTCGGGTACGGCGGCGCCCTCGCCGATCTCACCCCCGACCTGGCCACCGCCGGCGTGACCGCCGACGACTACCTGCCCGGCATCTGGGAGTACGGCGCCTACGCGGGCGCCAAGTACGGCCTGCCGACCACGCTCAACGTCTACGGCTTCATGTGGAACAAGGACGTCTTCGCCGCCGCCGGGCTCGACCCGGAGGCCCCGCCGCGCACCATCGCCGAGCTCGACGAGCTCACCGAGAAGCTCACCACGGTTGACGCCCGCGGCAACATGCGCCGCCTGGGCTTCTTCCCCAACGTGACCGCCATCTACGTGCACGCCTTCGGCGGCCGGCTCTTCGACCCCGAGACGCTCGAGCCGACCATCGACGCGCCGGAGAACGTGGCCGCCTTCGAGTGGCTCGCCGCCTACTACAAGAAGTACGACATCGCCAAGATCCGGCGCTTCCAGGCCGGCTGGGGCGACATGGCCAGCCCCTTCAACCCCTTCTACCGCGGCCAGATAGCCATGCAGGAGGGCGGGCAGTGGGAGGTGGCGTTCACGGCGGAGTACGCGCCCGACCTGAACTGGGGCGTGACCAACTTCCCGGCGCCGCCGGGCGGCCGGCCCGACGTGACCCCCGTGCAGAGCTCGTTCTGGGTGGTGCCGGCGCAGGCGCCGCACCGCGCCGAGGCGCTCGACTTCCTCCTCTGGCTCACCGCGCCCGAGCAGTCGGCGCGCTTCGCGGCGGAGCTGGCCAACATCCCGCCGCGCCAGGACGCGCTGGCGCTGCCCGCCTTCGCCGACACCATCACACCCCACATGCAGACCTACATAGACATGCTCCTCACGGGCTTCGTGTACACGCCGCCCGGCCTGCCCGTCGGGCTCTACCTCAGCGACCAGCTGAACCAGGCGCTCGCCGCCGTGCAAGACGGCAGCGCCACCCCGGCCGAGGCGCTGGGAACGGCGCAGCGCAACGTGCTGCGGGAGCTGGAGAAGTACCGCTGA
- a CDS encoding sugar ABC transporter permease: MTRWQRRDLWLGLAFVSPWLIGFLVFTVYPVVASLYFSFTDYNVVSAPRWIALRNYTDLFADPLFGKTLYNTLYLAVIGIPVSLLVSLLIAMLLNNKVRFQGLFRTLYFLPSVVPAVAAALLWRWFLNPDYGPVNEFLWLFRINGPGWLADPVWSKPALIFAGLWGVGGSMVIYLAGLQNVPVQLYEAADLDGAGRWQRFRFVTLPMLSPVILFNLIMGIITSFQAFTNIYIMTGGGPSNSTLVYALYLYQNAFQFFRMGYASAMAWVLLVITAVALVGVFRTSGWVYYEADG; encoded by the coding sequence ATGACGCGGTGGCAGCGGCGCGACCTCTGGTTGGGGCTGGCCTTCGTGTCGCCCTGGTTGATCGGCTTCCTCGTCTTCACCGTCTACCCGGTGGTGGCGTCGCTTTACTTCTCCTTCACCGACTACAACGTCGTGTCGGCGCCGCGCTGGATAGCCCTGCGCAACTACACCGACCTGTTCGCCGACCCGCTCTTCGGCAAGACGCTCTACAACACGCTCTACCTGGCGGTCATCGGCATCCCCGTCTCGCTCCTCGTGAGCCTGCTCATCGCCATGCTGCTCAACAACAAGGTGAGGTTCCAGGGGCTCTTCCGCACCCTCTACTTCCTGCCGAGCGTGGTGCCCGCCGTGGCCGCCGCGCTGCTGTGGCGCTGGTTCCTCAACCCGGACTACGGTCCGGTCAACGAGTTCCTGTGGCTCTTCCGGATCAACGGGCCCGGCTGGCTGGCCGACCCGGTCTGGTCGAAACCGGCCCTGATCTTCGCCGGGCTGTGGGGCGTGGGCGGCTCGATGGTCATATACCTGGCGGGCCTGCAGAACGTGCCCGTGCAGCTCTACGAGGCCGCCGACCTAGACGGCGCCGGCCGCTGGCAGCGCTTCCGCTTCGTGACGCTGCCGATGCTCTCCCCCGTCATCCTCTTCAACCTGATCATGGGCATCATCACGTCGTTCCAGGCGTTCACGAACATCTACATCATGACTGGCGGGGGGCCGTCCAACTCCACCCTCGTCTACGCCCTCTACCTCTACCAGAACGCCTTCCAGTTCTTCCGCATGGGCTACGCCTCGGCCATGGCCTGGGTGCTGCTCGTCATCACGGCCGTGGCGCTGGTGGGCGTGTTCCGCACCTCGGGTTGGGTCTACTACGAGGCCGACGGCTGA
- a CDS encoding carbohydrate ABC transporter permease, producing the protein MAARRGRWNAGIYLILVVGALFFLTPFAWMVSTSLKTDAQVFAIPPEWVPAPVMWSNYARLMKEIPFLRYLGNTVLVTVLSVTFYVASSAVVAYGFSRIRWPGRELLFYCLLATMVLPPQVTLIPQFVMFQKLGWVGTFLPLVVPALTGSAFAVFLLRQFYAAIPNDISDSARIDGANEWQIFSRIVLPLAKPALATAALFIFIWTWTDFLNPLIYLTDDRLYTLAIGLQQLASTRAAAWPLLMAGSLLMSVPIIVLFFFAQKTFIAGVSTAAVKG; encoded by the coding sequence ATGGCGGCGCGGCGCGGCCGGTGGAACGCCGGCATCTACCTGATCCTCGTGGTGGGTGCGCTCTTCTTCCTCACGCCGTTCGCGTGGATGGTCTCCACCTCGCTCAAGACCGACGCGCAGGTGTTCGCCATCCCGCCCGAGTGGGTGCCGGCACCCGTCATGTGGTCCAACTACGCGCGCCTGATGAAGGAGATCCCGTTCCTGCGCTACCTGGGGAACACGGTGCTGGTCACCGTGCTGAGCGTCACCTTCTACGTGGCGTCGTCAGCCGTGGTGGCTTACGGCTTCTCGCGCATCAGGTGGCCCGGTCGCGAGCTCCTGTTCTACTGCCTCCTCGCCACCATGGTGCTGCCGCCGCAGGTGACTCTCATCCCGCAGTTCGTGATGTTCCAGAAGCTCGGCTGGGTGGGCACGTTCCTGCCGCTCGTGGTGCCCGCGCTGACGGGCAGCGCCTTCGCCGTCTTCCTGCTACGGCAGTTCTATGCCGCCATCCCCAACGACATCTCCGACTCGGCCCGCATCGACGGCGCCAACGAGTGGCAGATCTTCTCCCGCATCGTCCTTCCGCTCGCCAAGCCGGCGCTGGCCACGGCCGCGCTCTTCATCTTCATCTGGACGTGGACCGACTTCCTGAACCCCCTCATCTACCTGACCGACGACCGCCTCTACACCCTCGCCATCGGCCTCCAGCAGCTCGCCAGCACCCGCGCGGCCGCCTGGCCCCTGCTGATGGCCGGCTCGCTCCTCATGAGCGTGCCCATCATCGTGCTCTTCTTCTTCGCGCAGAAGACGTTCATCGCCGGCGTCTCCACCGCGGCGGTGAAGGGTTGA